The following coding sequences lie in one Euhalothece natronophila Z-M001 genomic window:
- the rpmH gene encoding 50S ribosomal protein L34: protein MTKRTLCGTRLKQKRKSGFRARMRTRNGRKVINARRKKGRARLSV from the coding sequence ATGACAAAACGCACGCTATGCGGCACTCGCTTAAAGCAAAAACGGAAGTCTGGCTTTCGCGCTAGAATGCGGACTCGTAATGGTAGAAAAGTGATTAATGCTCGCAGAAAGAAAGGTCGGGCGCGTTTATCCGTTTAG
- the dnaK gene encoding molecular chaperone DnaK, which yields MAKVVGIDLGTTNSCVAVMEGGKPTVISNAEGFRTTPSVVGYAKNGDRLVGQIAKRQGVMNPENTFYSVKRFIGRKADEIEEETKEVSYSVTRSGDNVKLECPNQDKQFAPEEISAQVLRKLVEDASKYLGEDVTEAVITVPAYFNDSQRQATKDAGKIAGLDVKRIINEPTAASLAYGLDKKENETILVFDLGGGTFDVSILEVGDGVFEVLATSGDTHLGGDDFDKKIVDHLAEEFKKQEGIDLRKDKQALQRLTEAAEKAKIELSSVSQADVNLPFITATQEGPKHLDMSLTRAKFEEICSDLIDRCSIPVENALKDAKIDKSKIDEIVMVGGSTRIPAIQELVNKKLGKDPNLSVNPDEVVAIGAAIQGGVLSGEVKDILLLDVTPLSLGVETLGGVMTTMIERNTTIPTKKQETFSTAVDGQTNVEIHVLQGEREFAKDNKSLGTFRLDGIPPAPRGVPQIEVTFDIDANGILNVTAKDKGSGKEQSISITGASTLPEEEVERMVNEAEKNAEEDKQRRERIERKNQADSLVYQAEKQINELGDKVPSEEKSKAENLISQLKEAISQEDDEQIQKLTPELQQVLYSIGSSAYQQDGEAAAGATGADTTGADANGGSAESSSKSDGDDVIDAEFSETK from the coding sequence GTGATGGAGGGGGGAAAGCCCACTGTTATCTCTAACGCAGAAGGCTTCCGCACCACTCCCTCTGTTGTTGGTTATGCCAAAAACGGCGATCGCCTTGTGGGTCAAATTGCCAAACGGCAAGGGGTGATGAATCCAGAAAACACTTTCTATTCTGTTAAGCGGTTTATTGGTCGCAAAGCAGATGAAATTGAAGAAGAAACTAAAGAAGTTTCCTATAGTGTAACTCGTAGCGGTGATAACGTTAAATTAGAATGTCCTAACCAAGATAAGCAGTTTGCACCAGAAGAAATTTCTGCGCAGGTACTACGGAAACTGGTAGAAGATGCCAGTAAATATCTCGGAGAAGATGTGACCGAAGCAGTAATTACCGTTCCTGCTTACTTTAATGACTCCCAACGTCAAGCGACCAAAGACGCAGGAAAAATTGCTGGCTTAGATGTAAAACGGATTATTAACGAGCCAACCGCCGCTTCTTTAGCTTATGGTTTAGACAAGAAAGAAAATGAGACAATTCTTGTATTTGACCTTGGCGGTGGAACTTTTGACGTTTCCATCTTAGAAGTTGGAGACGGTGTATTTGAAGTGCTAGCAACTTCTGGTGATACTCACCTTGGTGGGGATGACTTTGACAAGAAGATTGTTGACCATCTCGCTGAAGAATTTAAGAAACAAGAAGGCATTGACCTCCGTAAAGACAAACAAGCCCTACAGCGCTTAACAGAAGCTGCCGAAAAGGCAAAAATTGAGCTTTCTAGTGTTAGTCAAGCAGATGTAAACCTCCCCTTCATTACCGCAACGCAAGAGGGACCAAAACATCTTGATATGAGCTTAACTCGGGCTAAGTTTGAAGAAATTTGCTCAGACTTAATTGACCGTTGCAGTATTCCTGTGGAAAACGCCCTCAAAGACGCAAAAATTGACAAGAGTAAAATTGATGAAATTGTCATGGTTGGGGGGTCAACTCGGATTCCTGCAATTCAAGAGTTAGTGAACAAGAAGTTAGGGAAAGACCCCAATCTTAGCGTTAACCCTGATGAAGTAGTTGCTATTGGTGCAGCTATCCAAGGTGGGGTTCTCTCTGGAGAGGTTAAAGACATTCTCCTCCTTGACGTTACGCCACTTTCTTTAGGGGTAGAAACCCTTGGTGGTGTCATGACCACAATGATTGAACGCAATACCACTATCCCCACGAAGAAACAGGAAACCTTCTCCACTGCGGTAGATGGGCAAACGAACGTAGAAATTCACGTTCTGCAAGGGGAGCGCGAATTTGCTAAAGACAACAAGAGCTTAGGAACCTTCCGCCTTGATGGCATTCCTCCAGCCCCTCGTGGTGTGCCTCAAATTGAGGTAACATTTGATATTGATGCCAATGGTATTCTTAATGTCACTGCGAAAGATAAAGGCAGTGGCAAAGAGCAATCCATCAGTATTACTGGTGCTTCCACCCTTCCTGAAGAAGAAGTGGAACGCATGGTTAATGAAGCTGAGAAAAATGCCGAGGAAGACAAACAGCGTCGCGAAAGAATTGAACGGAAAAATCAAGCGGATTCCTTGGTTTATCAAGCTGAGAAGCAAATCAATGAACTCGGTGATAAAGTTCCCTCAGAAGAGAAAAGCAAGGCTGAAAACTTAATTAGTCAACTCAAAGAAGCAATTTCTCAAGAAGATGATGAGCAAATTCAGAAACTAACGCCAGAATTGCAACAGGTCCTGTATAGCATTGGTTCTAGTGCTTATCAGCAAGATGGCGAGGCAGCCGCTGGTGCAACGGGTGCTGATACCACGGGTGCTGATGCCAATGGTGGTTCCGCCGAGTCTAGCAGTAAGTCTGATGGCGATGATGTTATTGACGCGGAATTTTCTGAAACTAAGTAA